One window of Chryseobacterium indologenes genomic DNA carries:
- a CDS encoding SH3 domain-containing protein, with protein sequence MSELQDKYSSVVSAAQSAGISNLQVQEQDGILYVSGNASNTAAKDAVWNALGAIDSTYSASDINIDVQVAGLTSGASLTVATEDSNLNIRQEPSTEAAVVGKAAKGSSVTLIEQTSDDWWKVKTDDGQEGYAYSRYLRA encoded by the coding sequence ATGAGCGAATTACAAGATAAATATTCAAGCGTAGTTTCAGCGGCACAGTCTGCAGGAATCTCTAATCTTCAGGTTCAGGAGCAGGATGGAATTCTTTATGTTTCCGGAAATGCTTCCAACACTGCGGCTAAAGATGCTGTATGGAATGCTTTAGGAGCTATTGATTCTACTTATTCTGCTTCAGATATCAATATTGATGTACAGGTTGCAGGTCTTACTTCAGGAGCTTCTTTAACAGTGGCAACAGAAGATTCTAACCTTAATATCAGACAGGAGCCTTCTACTGAGGCTGCCGTAGTAGGTAAAGCAGCTAAAGGTTCTTCAGTAACTTTAATTGAACAAACTTCTGATGACTGGTGGAAAGTGAAAACTGATGACGGTCAGGAAGGATATGCTTATTCAAGATATTTAAGAGCATAA
- a CDS encoding HAD family hydrolase translates to MPLKAVLFDMDGVIVDTEPLHRKAYFKTFDELEIAVSEELYTSFTGASTKRVSETLINEFNLNQTYESIAGIKRAHFKDYFYNDDEFDLIPGVRKLIEHYHENGIKLILASSATMVTINMVFEKFGLEKYFSGKISGADLKESKPHPEVFLLAAEMAGEPVENCMVIEDSTNGILAAHRAKIFCAAYRSPHSKNQDYTLADTVVTDYEELELDKISTYF, encoded by the coding sequence ATGCCTTTAAAAGCTGTTCTTTTCGATATGGATGGAGTAATTGTAGATACAGAACCATTGCATAGAAAAGCTTATTTCAAAACTTTTGATGAATTGGAAATTGCGGTTTCCGAAGAATTGTACACCTCTTTTACGGGAGCATCAACCAAAAGAGTTTCTGAAACTTTGATTAATGAATTCAATCTCAATCAGACTTATGAATCCATTGCAGGAATCAAAAGAGCACATTTCAAAGATTATTTTTATAATGATGATGAATTTGATTTAATCCCGGGAGTAAGAAAACTGATTGAACATTATCATGAAAACGGGATAAAACTTATCCTCGCTTCTTCGGCTACCATGGTAACGATCAATATGGTTTTTGAAAAATTCGGGTTGGAAAAGTATTTTAGCGGAAAAATCAGCGGTGCCGATTTAAAAGAGTCAAAACCTCATCCTGAAGTTTTTTTACTGGCTGCAGAAATGGCAGGTGAACCTGTTGAAAACTGTATGGTAATTGAAGATTCCACGAACGGAATTCTTGCTGCACATAGGGCTAAAATTTTCTGTGCGGCATACAGAAGCCCTCATTCAAAAAATCAGGATTATACCTTGGCAGATACTGTAGTTACTGATTATGAGGAACTCGAACTTGATAAAATTTCAACGTATTTTTAA
- a CDS encoding TonB-dependent receptor, with the protein MKKTLLLLTLMFTVIILHAQKLHIDGKISDSEKKAIENATVYLLKEKDSSIINYTATNKEGKFSLKMDDVKEPSILKIDADKLSSYSKKFEKIDQSLSLGDIQLEKQSIVNNIDEVKITASPVKIKKDTIEFSAAAIKVRPDSKIEELLKQIPGVEINNDGKITVNGKEVDQIMINGKPFFDKDGKIALQNLPADIIKNIQFTTTKTKEEELSGTTAKSQNTTINFNIDEKKNKGLLTRLTVGYGSDKRYEASGLASYFKGDTKVSILASSNNINSQGFSRDEVFDSMGNGRNAWMMQGGSVSTVGNVTYYNQGGGTRGIQRSTTIGLNYSDKMGKNADLDSFSLMHSDSNTETRSKVSRSTLLPNYTLQTNSESNGENESKQYSFDTSVKIKLDSMTSVYLSPRFTKSSSFSFNNSQSSTLKNGSLLNESNSYSSNDSESNSFNPYIYFSRKFKKKGRVLSANMNSSISESKRDNLNQSQNTFYDENAITKDNRDQLAKNKNQNSSFNFSAGYSEPISDSSSVNFKIKYEARSARDLRNVNDFDNATGDYTKFNQLLSNNMKQRINQISPELSYQINKNKLNFWASVNLDISDMKVNSIYNGQQYDLQKNFVLPEYNLNLYYQLGESKTLSIYNYSNFNIPTAEQLTPYKDESNPLITYQGNPNLKNTWINNLYLYFNNYNKVKNLSYYFNIGFTYRNNDIINFSTYDNAGKQVVTYNNVSGNKSINAGGGFSKNLKWKNNKLTINPTFNMNYNYNNGFVDGQSFTSNSYNLNPGLNLVYEIKDKMTIKPSYRLGYSFSNYTNYNLKNVNTANQSLKLELTNYMLKGRFVFGNDFEYNTNSNIAPGFKKDFYFWNTSLGYSFYKKQFTAKVKIYDVLNQNQSVRRTITDSYFEDREDLILKRYIMFSISMKLNKFAGKKAQ; encoded by the coding sequence ATGAAGAAAACTCTGTTGCTATTGACTTTGATGTTCACAGTCATTATTCTGCACGCCCAAAAACTACACATTGACGGAAAAATATCAGATTCTGAAAAGAAGGCTATAGAAAATGCCACCGTCTACCTCTTGAAAGAAAAAGATTCGTCCATTATCAATTACACAGCCACAAATAAAGAAGGGAAATTCTCTCTGAAGATGGACGATGTCAAAGAACCTTCAATTCTTAAAATTGATGCCGACAAATTATCTTCCTATTCAAAAAAATTTGAGAAAATAGATCAATCCTTATCCTTAGGAGATATTCAGCTTGAAAAACAAAGTATTGTCAACAATATTGATGAGGTAAAAATCACAGCATCACCGGTAAAAATTAAAAAAGATACTATTGAGTTCAGTGCAGCAGCAATCAAAGTAAGACCTGACAGTAAAATAGAGGAGCTTCTGAAACAAATTCCAGGCGTAGAGATCAATAATGATGGAAAAATTACAGTGAACGGGAAGGAAGTGGATCAGATCATGATCAACGGGAAACCTTTCTTCGATAAAGATGGCAAAATTGCCCTTCAGAACTTACCCGCAGATATTATCAAGAATATTCAGTTTACCACCACCAAGACAAAGGAAGAAGAACTGAGCGGGACAACAGCCAAATCTCAGAATACCACCATCAATTTTAATATTGACGAAAAGAAAAATAAAGGTTTGCTGACAAGACTTACGGTAGGTTATGGTTCGGACAAGCGGTATGAGGCAAGCGGGCTGGCCAGTTATTTTAAAGGCGATACCAAAGTAAGTATCCTTGCTTCTTCAAATAATATCAATTCACAGGGATTTTCCAGGGATGAGGTTTTTGACAGTATGGGGAACGGCCGGAATGCCTGGATGATGCAGGGCGGATCTGTCTCAACGGTAGGAAATGTGACGTATTACAACCAGGGAGGTGGTACAAGAGGAATACAGCGTTCTACAACCATTGGACTGAATTACAGTGATAAAATGGGGAAAAATGCTGATCTGGATTCTTTCAGTCTGATGCATTCGGATTCTAATACGGAGACAAGATCTAAGGTTTCAAGATCTACTCTTTTACCCAATTATACGCTTCAGACCAATTCTGAAAGTAACGGAGAAAATGAATCCAAGCAGTACAGTTTTGACACTTCAGTCAAAATCAAACTGGATTCTATGACAAGTGTTTATCTTTCCCCGAGATTTACTAAAAGTAGCAGTTTCAGTTTCAATAATTCACAATCATCTACTTTGAAGAATGGAAGTCTTCTGAATGAAAGTAACTCCTATTCAAGTAATGATTCGGAAAGTAATTCATTTAATCCTTACATTTATTTTTCCAGAAAATTCAAGAAAAAAGGACGTGTGCTTTCAGCTAATATGAACAGTTCAATTTCTGAGTCTAAAAGAGATAATCTAAACCAATCCCAAAATACATTCTATGATGAAAATGCTATAACAAAAGATAACCGTGATCAATTAGCCAAGAATAAAAATCAGAACAGCTCATTCAATTTCAGTGCAGGATATTCAGAACCCATTTCCGATTCGTCCAGTGTGAATTTTAAAATAAAATATGAAGCGAGATCAGCGAGGGATTTAAGGAATGTAAACGATTTTGATAATGCTACCGGAGACTATACTAAATTCAACCAGCTTTTATCAAATAATATGAAACAGAGAATCAATCAGATCTCTCCTGAACTGAGCTATCAGATCAATAAAAATAAACTCAACTTCTGGGCTTCAGTGAACCTTGACATTTCAGATATGAAAGTAAACTCTATCTACAATGGACAACAATATGACCTGCAGAAAAATTTCGTATTGCCTGAATATAATCTCAACCTTTACTATCAGCTTGGAGAAAGTAAAACCTTAAGTATCTACAATTACTCTAACTTCAACATTCCGACTGCAGAACAGCTGACTCCTTATAAAGATGAATCCAATCCTTTGATTACCTATCAAGGAAATCCCAATTTGAAAAATACATGGATCAACAATCTTTATCTGTATTTCAATAACTATAATAAAGTAAAAAACCTCAGTTACTATTTCAATATTGGTTTTACGTACAGAAATAACGACATCATTAATTTTTCCACCTATGATAATGCAGGAAAACAAGTGGTGACTTATAACAACGTAAGCGGAAATAAAAGCATTAACGCCGGCGGGGGCTTCAGTAAAAACCTGAAATGGAAAAATAACAAACTAACCATTAACCCAACATTCAACATGAATTATAATTATAATAATGGTTTTGTTGACGGACAATCTTTTACCAGCAACTCATACAATCTTAATCCTGGTCTTAATCTTGTGTATGAGATCAAAGATAAAATGACCATAAAACCTTCTTACCGGCTTGGATACAGCTTCTCAAATTATACCAATTATAATTTAAAAAATGTAAATACAGCCAACCAGTCATTGAAACTGGAACTGACGAATTATATGCTGAAGGGAAGGTTCGTTTTTGGAAATGATTTTGAATATAACACCAATTCCAATATTGCTCCCGGCTTTAAAAAAGATTTCTACTTCTGGAATACCAGCCTGGGTTATTCATTCTACAAAAAACAGTTTACAGCAAAAGTGAAGATTTATGATGTCTTAAATCAAAATCAAAGCGTAAGAAGAACGATCACAGATTCTTATTTTGAAGACCGTGAAGACCTGATCCTGAAACGATACATCATGTTCTCTATCAGTATGAAACTGAATAAGTTTGCAGGTAAAAAAGCACAATAA
- the speB gene encoding agmatinase: MKTYAGIPEENATLENSKVMLVTVPYDGTSTWGKGADKGPELFLDASENMELYDIETQTEPYLQGVYLAGEVSENSSPEAMTEAVYQKTKELLNNEGKVFTLFGGEHSVSIGSIRAVGEKFENLTVLQLDAHTDLRPEFHGSTSNHACAVFEANQKHNLVQVGIRSMDAEEAQYLPEGRVFFAHEIANNENWVNDVLEKVSGNVYITIDLDAFDPSIAPSTGTPEPGGLQWYPTLELLRKVFEKCNVVAFDIVELMDSPMAKPTAFLAAKLYYKMLAYNDIYNNN; the protein is encoded by the coding sequence ATGAAAACATACGCAGGAATTCCCGAAGAAAACGCAACGTTAGAGAATTCAAAAGTAATGTTGGTAACTGTTCCTTATGACGGGACTTCAACATGGGGAAAAGGAGCTGATAAAGGTCCTGAATTATTCTTAGATGCTTCTGAAAACATGGAGCTTTATGATATTGAAACCCAAACAGAACCTTATCTTCAGGGAGTGTATCTGGCAGGAGAAGTTTCTGAAAATTCCAGCCCGGAAGCAATGACAGAAGCTGTTTACCAGAAAACCAAAGAACTTTTGAACAATGAAGGGAAAGTATTTACTTTATTTGGAGGTGAACACTCTGTGTCTATCGGTTCTATCCGTGCAGTAGGAGAGAAATTTGAAAACCTTACCGTTCTTCAGCTGGATGCTCATACAGACTTACGTCCTGAATTCCACGGTTCTACTTCTAACCATGCTTGTGCGGTGTTTGAAGCTAACCAGAAACATAATTTAGTTCAGGTGGGAATCCGTTCTATGGATGCGGAAGAAGCTCAGTATTTACCGGAAGGAAGAGTATTCTTTGCTCACGAGATTGCGAACAACGAGAACTGGGTGAATGATGTATTGGAAAAAGTTTCAGGAAACGTATATATTACAATAGACCTTGATGCTTTTGATCCTTCTATTGCTCCTTCTACAGGAACTCCTGAACCAGGTGGATTACAATGGTATCCAACACTGGAATTATTAAGAAAAGTATTTGAAAAATGTAATGTAGTGGCATTTGATATTGTAGAATTAATGGATTCTCCAATGGCTAAGCCAACCGCTTTCCTTGCTGCTAAGCTATATTATAAAATGCTTGCTTATAACGATATTTATAACAACAACTAA
- a CDS encoding BON domain-containing protein, with product MKKTIAMAALAVAVSFGAISCKKKVSDADLQTQATTVVTSNPNASVEVKEGVAHLSGTFADQQSKDAMIAKLKAINGVKDVMDMSTVAAAPAPAPVETASAVDPAVQKKVQDAVKDFPSVKVEVVNGQLTLTGNVSGLQARKIKESVDALKIGKYNNNLIVK from the coding sequence ATGAAAAAAACTATTGCAATGGCTGCATTAGCTGTAGCTGTATCTTTCGGTGCTATTTCTTGTAAAAAGAAAGTTTCTGATGCCGACCTTCAGACTCAGGCTACAACGGTAGTAACTTCTAATCCCAATGCTTCTGTTGAAGTAAAAGAAGGTGTAGCTCACTTAAGCGGTACTTTCGCAGATCAGCAGTCTAAAGACGCGATGATCGCAAAATTAAAAGCGATCAACGGAGTAAAAGACGTAATGGATATGTCTACTGTAGCAGCTGCTCCTGCTCCGGCACCTGTTGAAACTGCTTCTGCTGTAGATCCTGCTGTTCAGAAAAAAGTTCAGGATGCGGTGAAGGATTTCCCTTCTGTAAAAGTAGAAGTTGTAAACGGGCAGCTTACTCTTACAGGAAATGTTTCCGGCCTGCAGGCTAGAAAAATCAAAGAATCTGTAGATGCTTTGAAAATTGGAAAGTATAACAACAACCTAATCGTAAAATAA
- a CDS encoding bifunctional helix-turn-helix domain-containing protein/methylated-DNA--[protein]-cysteine S-methyltransferase, producing the protein MSTQSQIDYNRIAKAIEYIQSNFRLQPSLEEVAENIHLSPAHFQKIFTDWAGTSPKKFLQFISLEHAKSLLKEEKASLFDTAYETGFSSTSRLHDLFVKVEGMSPAEYKNGGKSLSIHYSFSESPFGNIIVASTEKGICYMAFEDNKETAFGELKKKFPNASFTEQQDALQRNALSIFDKDWTKLNTIKLHLKGTDFQLKVWESLLTIPMGKLSTYGSLAEKIGNPKASRAVGSAIGSNPVAFLIPCHRVIQSTGHLGGYRWGSERKQMIVGWEGSHIYS; encoded by the coding sequence ATGTCCACACAAAGTCAGATAGATTATAACAGAATTGCGAAGGCGATAGAATATATCCAGAGCAATTTCAGGCTTCAGCCAAGTTTGGAGGAAGTGGCAGAGAATATTCACTTAAGTCCAGCCCATTTTCAGAAAATCTTTACAGATTGGGCAGGAACAAGTCCGAAAAAGTTTTTACAGTTCATCAGTCTTGAACATGCCAAAAGTTTATTGAAGGAAGAAAAAGCAAGTTTGTTTGATACCGCTTACGAGACAGGATTTTCCAGTACCAGCAGGCTTCATGATCTGTTTGTGAAGGTAGAAGGAATGTCTCCGGCAGAATATAAAAATGGCGGAAAAAGCCTTAGTATTCATTACAGTTTTTCTGAAAGTCCTTTCGGAAATATAATAGTAGCTTCTACAGAAAAAGGAATCTGCTATATGGCTTTTGAAGACAATAAAGAAACAGCATTCGGAGAGCTGAAAAAAAAGTTCCCCAATGCTTCTTTTACTGAACAACAGGATGCCCTTCAAAGGAATGCATTGTCTATATTCGATAAAGACTGGACAAAACTCAATACTATAAAATTACATTTAAAAGGAACCGATTTTCAGCTTAAAGTCTGGGAAAGTCTGTTGACAATTCCAATGGGTAAACTGTCTACTTATGGCAGCCTGGCAGAAAAAATAGGAAATCCTAAGGCATCCAGAGCAGTAGGATCAGCTATTGGAAGTAACCCGGTTGCATTTCTGATACCTTGTCACCGTGTAATTCAGTCTACAGGACATCTCGGTGGATATCGATGGGGAAGTGAAAGAAAACAGATGATTGTGGGCTGGGAAGGTTCACATATTTATTCCTGA
- a CDS encoding CocE/NonD family hydrolase, with translation MKIHISVLCILFFILGKAQKTEQKDTFVKDNFTKKEFYIPMRDGVKLFTAVYIPKDISNKNKYPFLMQRTCYSIAPYGENEYKTKVGPNTYLMKDKYIFVYQDVRGRYMSEGTFTNMTPQVERKTKKDVDESTDTYDTIEWLLKNIKDNNGKAGQFGTSYPGFYTAVGTLSQHPALVASSPQAPISDFWNDDFLHNGRFILGYFRTFPVFGVQKTQPEKQAWYMDSFVKQTSEDGLKFYRDMGTLKDGYEKYYKNNFFMTEIMNHTNYDEFWQKRGLLPHLKNINHAVMTVGGWFDAEDLSGPLNIYKTIEKTSPKAKNTIVMGPFSHGGWSQEQGKHFHSETYFGDSIATYYQKNIETKFFNHYLKGNTKEDAGLPEALMYDTGSKEWKEFASYPPKNAQKVNFYLADNTLKKTSGQGYSEYYSDPNNPVLSSDHLKDFNGFTPKNYMSEDQRFAVGRPDVLTFTTDVLTEDIAFAGEIMAKLNIASSSTDADFAVKLIDVYPEDFKPAEKKEGVIYGNYHQMVRSEIMPARFRNTKEKGEALVPNQKTAVNFRLQDVVHTFKKGHKIQIQISSTWFPLFAINPQKFMDNPNFATKEDYTKAFIKVYNDSSIEAEVLK, from the coding sequence ATGAAGATCCATATTTCAGTATTATGTATTCTTTTTTTCATTCTTGGAAAAGCTCAGAAGACGGAACAGAAAGATACTTTCGTTAAAGACAATTTCACCAAGAAAGAATTTTATATTCCGATGCGTGATGGAGTGAAACTTTTCACTGCTGTATATATCCCGAAAGATATATCAAACAAGAACAAATATCCGTTTCTGATGCAGAGAACCTGCTACAGCATCGCCCCATACGGAGAGAATGAATATAAAACAAAGGTAGGCCCCAACACCTATCTGATGAAAGACAAGTATATTTTTGTGTACCAGGATGTACGTGGAAGATATATGAGTGAAGGTACTTTTACCAATATGACTCCACAGGTAGAGCGTAAAACCAAAAAAGATGTTGATGAAAGTACAGATACTTATGATACCATCGAATGGCTTTTGAAAAACATCAAGGACAATAATGGTAAAGCAGGTCAGTTTGGAACATCTTATCCCGGATTCTATACAGCCGTAGGAACATTATCACAACACCCTGCGCTGGTAGCTTCTTCACCACAAGCCCCTATCTCAGATTTCTGGAATGATGATTTTCTTCACAACGGAAGGTTTATACTCGGCTATTTCAGAACATTTCCAGTTTTTGGGGTTCAGAAAACACAGCCGGAAAAACAAGCATGGTATATGGATTCTTTTGTTAAACAGACTTCTGAAGACGGATTAAAGTTCTACAGAGATATGGGTACGCTGAAAGACGGATATGAAAAGTATTATAAGAATAATTTCTTCATGACAGAAATTATGAATCATACCAACTATGATGAGTTCTGGCAGAAAAGAGGTCTTCTTCCTCATTTGAAAAATATTAACCATGCTGTAATGACTGTTGGCGGATGGTTTGATGCAGAAGATCTTTCCGGGCCTCTGAATATCTATAAAACGATCGAAAAAACAAGTCCTAAAGCTAAAAATACAATTGTAATGGGACCTTTCTCTCACGGTGGCTGGTCTCAGGAGCAGGGAAAACATTTCCACAGCGAAACCTATTTTGGAGACAGTATTGCAACGTACTACCAGAAAAATATTGAAACAAAATTCTTCAACCACTACCTGAAAGGCAACACAAAAGAAGATGCCGGACTTCCTGAAGCACTGATGTATGATACAGGATCTAAAGAATGGAAAGAATTTGCTTCTTATCCGCCTAAAAATGCTCAGAAAGTTAATTTTTATTTAGCTGACAACACCTTGAAGAAAACTTCCGGACAAGGATATTCTGAATATTACAGTGATCCTAATAACCCTGTTTTAAGCTCAGATCACTTAAAAGATTTCAATGGTTTCACCCCTAAAAATTATATGTCAGAAGACCAGAGATTTGCTGTTGGAAGACCTGATGTATTGACTTTCACAACAGATGTTCTGACAGAAGATATTGCATTTGCCGGAGAGATCATGGCCAAGCTGAATATTGCATCCTCTTCTACAGATGCCGATTTTGCAGTAAAATTAATTGACGTTTACCCAGAAGATTTCAAACCTGCAGAAAAGAAAGAAGGCGTTATCTATGGAAACTACCATCAGATGGTAAGAAGTGAAATAATGCCTGCAAGGTTCAGAAATACGAAAGAAAAAGGAGAAGCTTTGGTTCCTAATCAGAAAACAGCTGTTAATTTCAGACTTCAGGATGTGGTTCATACCTTTAAGAAAGGTCACAAGATCCAGATTCAGATCAGCAGTACATGGTTCCCGCTTTTCGCTATCAATCCACAGAAGTTTATGGATAATCCAAATTTCGCAACCAAAGAGGATTACACAAAAGCATTTATTAAGGTATATAATGACAGCTCTATTGAAGCTGAAGTTTTAAAATAA
- a CDS encoding alpha-ketoglutarate-dependent dioxygenase AlkB family protein, translating into MSLFEEISDYPINILPHGGTVHYYGKVFSKELSDSFYTYLLNEIPWENDEAIIFGKLILTKRKVAWFGEKPFEYTYSKRTKYAKFWTPELLELKKKCEEVSGETYNSCLLNLYHDGSEGMAYHSDGESDLKKHGAIASLTFGAERKFLFKHKKTKEKVEIFLENGSLLIMKGTTQDNWLHRLPPTTKVKTPRVNLTFRTIEE; encoded by the coding sequence ATGAGTCTCTTCGAAGAAATATCAGACTATCCGATCAATATACTTCCGCATGGCGGAACCGTTCATTATTACGGAAAGGTTTTCTCTAAAGAACTTTCTGATTCTTTTTATACCTATTTGCTGAACGAGATTCCCTGGGAAAATGATGAAGCAATTATCTTTGGGAAATTGATTTTAACCAAAAGAAAAGTGGCCTGGTTTGGAGAAAAGCCTTTTGAATATACGTATTCTAAACGGACAAAATATGCAAAATTCTGGACTCCGGAATTACTTGAATTAAAGAAAAAATGTGAAGAAGTTTCAGGAGAAACCTATAACTCCTGTCTGCTCAATTTATATCATGACGGAAGTGAGGGAATGGCCTACCACAGCGATGGAGAATCAGATCTGAAAAAACATGGTGCCATTGCTTCTCTGACCTTTGGAGCAGAAAGGAAATTTTTATTTAAACATAAAAAGACCAAAGAAAAAGTAGAAATATTCCTGGAAAACGGAAGTTTGTTAATTATGAAAGGAACCACGCAGGATAACTGGCTTCATAGACTTCCACCCACTACGAAAGTGAAAACTCCCAGAGTAAATCTTACCTTCAGAACCATTGAAGAATAA
- a CDS encoding dicarboxylate/amino acid:cation symporter, whose product MKGQNKLFIAIIIALLVGVGIGGIVHVKYPENAEPFAKNIKLLGTVFIRLVQMIIAPLVFTTLVVGIAKMSDIKMIGRVGTKAMLWFISASLVSLFIGLILVNWLEPGHVTKLPIQDVSSADELLKSSKSFSMEDFVKHMIPKSLFEAFATNEVLQIVIFAVMFGVALANLGEEYSKPVVKLFDIIAHAILKMVGYIMWFAPLGVLGAIAAVVATNGFEIFKVYAIYLRDFFFAIGVLWLVLLLVGYFILGNRLFDLLKRIKEPLLIAFSTTSSEAVFPKLVEELEKFGCNSRVVSFILPLGYSFNLDGSMMYMTFASIFIAQIYGIEMTLGQQITMLLVLMLTSKGIAGVPRASLVIIVATCSMFGIPPEGIALILPIDHFCDMGRSMTNVLGNTLATSAVSKWEGQLTEPLDKI is encoded by the coding sequence ATGAAAGGACAGAATAAACTTTTTATAGCAATTATCATTGCCCTTCTTGTTGGAGTAGGAATTGGAGGTATTGTACACGTGAAATATCCTGAGAATGCAGAACCTTTTGCTAAAAACATAAAACTGCTGGGAACGGTTTTCATCAGATTGGTACAGATGATTATTGCTCCTTTGGTTTTTACGACTTTGGTGGTAGGTATTGCCAAAATGAGTGATATTAAAATGATCGGAAGAGTAGGAACAAAAGCGATGCTTTGGTTTATTTCCGCTTCTCTGGTTTCCCTTTTTATCGGGTTGATCCTCGTTAACTGGCTGGAGCCAGGACATGTCACAAAACTACCGATTCAGGACGTATCTTCTGCTGATGAGCTTCTTAAAAGCAGTAAAAGTTTCTCCATGGAAGACTTTGTAAAGCATATGATTCCTAAAAGTTTATTTGAAGCCTTTGCAACCAATGAAGTATTACAGATCGTGATATTTGCAGTGATGTTTGGAGTTGCCCTTGCGAATTTAGGAGAAGAGTATTCTAAGCCTGTGGTGAAGCTTTTTGATATCATCGCTCATGCAATCCTTAAAATGGTTGGATATATAATGTGGTTTGCTCCGCTTGGAGTATTGGGAGCTATTGCCGCAGTAGTGGCGACCAATGGTTTTGAAATCTTTAAAGTATATGCTATTTATTTAAGAGACTTCTTCTTTGCTATAGGAGTTCTTTGGCTGGTACTTTTACTGGTAGGTTATTTTATCTTAGGAAACCGTCTTTTTGACCTTTTAAAAAGAATAAAAGAGCCTTTACTGATCGCTTTCTCTACCACGAGTTCAGAAGCTGTATTCCCGAAATTGGTTGAAGAATTGGAGAAATTCGGTTGTAACAGCAGAGTGGTATCCTTCATTTTACCTTTAGGATATTCATTCAACCTTGATGGAAGTATGATGTATATGACCTTTGCGTCAATCTTTATTGCTCAGATTTACGGAATCGAAATGACTCTGGGACAACAGATCACCATGCTTTTGGTATTAATGCTTACTTCAAAAGGAATTGCCGGTGTTCCGAGAGCTTCTCTGGTAATTATTGTAGCGACGTGTTCCATGTTCGGTATTCCGCCGGAAGGAATTGCTTTGATCTTACCAATTGACCATTTCTGTGACATGGGAAGAAGTATGACCAACGTGCTGGGAAATACATTGGCGACTTCAGCAGTTTCTAAATGGGAAGGACAATTGACAGAGCCATTAGACAAAATTTAA